One stretch of Glycine soja cultivar W05 chromosome 7, ASM419377v2, whole genome shotgun sequence DNA includes these proteins:
- the LOC114418936 gene encoding oxysterol-binding protein-related protein 3A-like: MAPKDPKQVADAASSGGGGGFFASIASSLSNFGSAMSKSVNGLVGYEGLEVVNPDGGTEDAEEEARKGRWKQEERDSYWKMMQKYVGSDITSMVTLPVIIFEPMTMLQKMAELMEYSYLLDMADKTEDPYMRLVYASSFFISVYYAYQRTWKPFNPILGETYEMVNHGGITFISEQVSHHPPMSAGHAETEHFTYDVTSKLKTKFLGNSVDVYPVGRTRVTLKRDGVVLDLVPPPTKVSNLIFGRTWIDSPGEMILTNLTTGDKVVLYFQPCGWFGAGRYEVDGYVYNSADEPKILMTGKWNEAMNYQVCDSEGEPLPGTELKEIWRVADTPKKDKFQYTHFAHKINSFDTAPKKLLASDSRLRPDRMALEKGDLSTSGYEKSSLEERQRAEKRNREAKGHKFTPRWFDLTDEVTPTPWGDLEVYQYNGKYTQHCAAVDSSECIEVPDIRPEFNPWQYDNLDAE, translated from the exons ATGGCTCCAAAGGATCCCAAGCAAGTTGCTGATGCTGCTTCTTCTGGTGGTGGGGGTGGCTTTTTTGCTTCTATTGCTTCCAGCTTGTCCAATTTCGGTAGTGCCATGTCCAAATCCGTTAATGG TTTGGTGGGCTACGAGGGGCTGGAGGTTGTTAATCCAGATGGAGGAACTGAAGATGCTGAAGAGGAAGCAAGAAAGGGACGATGGAAACAAGAG GAGCGAGATAGTTACTGGAAAATGATGCAAAAGTATGTTGGCTCTGATATCACATCAATGGTGACACTTCCAGTTATCATTTTTGAACCAATGACAATGCTTCAGAAAATGGCTGAG CTTATGGAGTACTCTTACCTGTTAGATATGGCGGACAAGACTGAGGATCCATACATGAGACTAGTATATGCTT CATCATTCTTTATATCTGTCTACTATGCCTATCAACGAACGTGGAAGCCATTCAATCCAATTCTTGGTGAGACTTATGAAATGGTTAACCATGGTGGCATTACATTTATATCAGAGCAG GTCAGTCATCACCCTCCAATGAGTGCTGGGCATGCTGAAACTGAACATTTCACTTATGATGTtacatcaaaattgaaaaccaaaTTTCTCGGCAACTCAGTTGATGTATATCCTGTTGGAAG AACGCGTGTTACCCTCAAAAGAGATGGTGTGGTCCTTGATTTGGTGCCTCCTCCTACAAAAGTTAGCAACTTGATTTTTGGACGAACTTGGATTGATTCACCAGGAGAGATGATCCTGACAAATCTGACTACAGGGGACAAAGTGGTGCTGTATTTTCAACCATGTGGCTGGTTTGG AGCTGGTAGATATGAAGTGGATGGGTACGTGTATAATTCTGCTGACGAGCCTAAGATACTGATGACTGGAAAATGGAATGAGGCTATGAATTATCAAGTTTGTGACTCAGAGGGAGAACCACTTCCAGGCACTGAGTTGAAAGAG ATTTGGAGAGTTGCTGATACCCCGAAGAAGGACAAGTTCCAGTACACGCATTTTGCACACAAGATTAACAGCTTTGACACTGCTCCCAAGAAGTTGTTGGCATCTGACTCTCGTCTACGTCCTGATAGAATGGCCCTTGAGAAGGGTGACCTATCCACATCTGGTTATGAGAAGAGCAG TTTGGAGGAGAGGCAAAGAGCTGAGAAGAGAAACCGAGAGGCCAAGGGCCATAAGTTCACTCCTAGATGGTTTGATTTAACAGATGAAGTAACTCCTACCCCTTGGGGTGACTTGGAAGTTTACCAATACAACGGTAAATATACCCAACATTGTGCTGCCGTTGATAGTTCTGAGTGCATTGAAGTGCCTGACATCAGACCAGAATTCAACCCTTGGCAATATGATAATTTGGATGCTGAATAG
- the LOC114418937 gene encoding telomere repeat-binding protein 5-like codes for MVLQKRLNYGFNGYQVPVIPRASRSARGRGTIKKKPDNNQIQAFEMLASVAGNFLQKNESSDPKNVVFVEDPCSFCGTNIKDKYEDERRSFMRDSFDHGACSEIASAFVPSMQGKHDNHRGMGDSSFLDNHLEGQGQNVLEREDERIKRRSVNGKTIHIKGCSDGLIEPCHKVSKHCSLANNAEKPSLECRKHLDSFPNGFTSRKLVNRDDDENLVRCTQLNSKNNNTSGAPPDMPKLKDASPIMSDENNSRDIFEFENLQRMYPFKKRKFFNQNSSSTSDRGSQCQGMFDSSDTTRVNGTNHAIEESSSIVGQQAHSGSRACNVKLSIKSFKVPELFIDIPETATIGSLKRTVMEAVTTILGDELHVGILLQGKKVRDDSKTLIQTGISQDDKRHRLGFMLEPRHTPISPTSYNDDPCFLTTSSRKKLSRQSTSLTLQQGTYNVSKERSMIKIESCAKGDLNIVSSLEDTSTNNNMSKCRALVAVPAINMEALAVVPFWRKSGNPDFAQRRIRRPFSVLEVEALVQAVEKLGTGRWRDVKQRAFDHAKHRTYVDLKDKWKTLVHTARISPQQRRGEPVPQELLDRVLAAHAYWSQHQCKHQLKPL; via the exons ATGGTGTTGCAGAAGAGGTTGAACTATGGTTTTAATGGCTATCAGGTGCCTGTCATTCCTAGAGCTTCAAGGTCAGCTAGA GGGAGGGGCACAATCAAGAAGAAACCCGACAACAATCAGATACAGGCTTTTGAAATGTTGGCTAGCGTAGCGGGCAACTTTTTGCAGAAGAATGAGAGTTCTGATCCTAAAAATGTTGTGTTTGTGGAAGATCCTTGCTCTTTCTGTGGTACTAACATAAAGGACAAATATGAGGATGAAAGGAGGTCATTTATGAGGGACTCGTTTGACCATGGAGCTTGCAGTGAAATTGCCTCTGCCTTTGTCCCAAGTATGCAAGGGAAACATGACAACCATAG AGGCATGGGGGATTCATCTTTTCTTGACAATCATCTTGAAGGCCAAGGACAAAATGTCCTTGAGAGGGAAGATGAAAGGATCAAAAGGAGAAGTGTAAATGGGAAAACCATCCACATTAAAGGTTGCTCCGATGGGTTAATAGAACCATGCCACAAAGTATCCAAACATTGTAGTTTAGCTAATAATGCGGAAAAACCATCGTTGGAGTGTCGCAAGCATCTTGATTCTTTTCCCAATGGTTTTACTTCTAGGAAATTAGTTAATAGAGATGATGATGAAAACTTAGTTAGGTGCACACAACTGAACTCCAAGAATAATAATACATCTGGCGCACCACCTGATATGCCAAAATTGAAGGATGCAAGTCCTATTATGAGTG ATGAGAACAACAGTAGGGACATTTTCGAGTTTGAAAATTTACAACGGATGTATCCATTTAAGAAGAGGAAATTCTTCAATCAGAATTCATCTTCTACATCTGATAGGGGGTCTCAATGTCAAGGCATGTTTGATTCTTCTGACACCACCAGGGTTAATGGCACAAACCATG CAATTGAAGAATCGTCCTCTATAGTTGGTCAACAAGCACATTCTGGGTCCAGGGCTTGTAATG TGAAGCTCAGCATAAAATCCTTTAAAGTCCCAGAGCTTTTTATTGATATACCGGAAACTGCAACCATTGGTTCATTGAAA AGGACAGTAATGGAGGCTGTGACAACTATACTTGGAGATGAATTACATGTGGGCATCCTTCTTCAGGGAAAGAAAGTTCGAGATGATAGCAAAACTCTAATCCAAACTGGGATATCTCAAGATGACAAACGTCATAGATTGGGATTTATGTTGGAGCCAAGGCATACTCCAATTTCTCCAACTTCATACAATGATGACCCTTGTTTTCTAACCACTAGTTCGCGAAAAAAATTATCCAG GCAATCAACATCTTTAACATTACAACAAGGAACGTATAATGTATCCAAAGAACGTTCTATGATCAAAATTGAAAGTTGTGCTAAGGGTGATCTTAATATAGTCTCCTCTCTGGAAGATACTTCAACTAACAATAACATGTCAAAGTGTCGTGCTCTAGTGGCAGTTCCTGCCATTAACATGGAGGCATTGGCGGTGGTTCCATTCTGGCGCAAATCTGGAAATCCTGACTTTGCACAACGCCGAATCAGGAGGCCATTCTCTGTTCTAGAAGTAGAAGCATTGGTTCAGGCTGTTGAAAAACTTGGAACTGGAAG GTGGCGTGATGTCAAACAACGTGCTTTTGATCACGCAAAGCATCGAACTTATGTGGATTTGAAG GATAAGTGGAAGACACTAGTGCACACTGCTAGAATCTCCCCGCAGCAAAGGAGGGGAGAACCTGTTCCTCAGGAGCTTCTGGATAGGGTCTTAGCTGCTCATGCCTATTGGTCTCAACACCAGTGTAAGCATCAACTTAAACCACTGTGA